Below is a window of Sediminispirochaeta bajacaliforniensis DSM 16054 DNA.
TCTTTTCTGGCCGGATCTTTCTCATGTTTCAGTGCCAAGGCCATGTTTTTCTCCACCGAAAGTGCCGCCACCAGGCGCGGTTCCTGAAAAACCATGGCAGTACGTCCATCCATACCGTCGAAGAAGAGACTGCCTTCATCGGAGTGCTGCAGCCCCATGATCACGTTGAGAAGGGTCGTTTTTCCGCAGCCGCTGTAGCCGACGATCGAGACAAAAGCCCCCTTGGGGACCGAGAGGTTGACCCGCTTCAGGGCGTCTATCGTCCGCCCGTCCACCTGAAAGCGTTTGGAAATGTTCGACAGGAGCACTCCTTCCATCAGACCTGCCTCCTGATCCAGGGAAAGGCTTTCTCCACCCCTTTCATCGAACAATAATCCATGAGGAGTCCCAGAGATCCGATGGAGAGAATACCGATGAATACCTTATCGGTTCGGGCGAGGAGCTCGGCATCAAGGATCAGATAGCCGAGCCCACTGGAAGCGGCTATCATCTCAGCCCCGATCAGGGCCCTCCAGCTGTAACCGAAGCCGAGCCGCAATCCGGTCAACATAGAGGGGAGTGCCTCGGGAAACAGGATGTGAAGCGTTTGCTCTTTTCTGCTGAGCTCAAGGGTTTCTCCCATTTCCAGCAGGCGATGATCGACCTGCTGCAATCCGTTCAGGGTATTGAGAAAGATTGGAAAAAAACTGGCAAGGACGATAAGAGCCAGCTTGGAGCCCTCACCGATACCAAACCAGAGGATAAGCAGCGGGACCATCGCCAAAGGCGGAGTGTTGCGGAGAAAATGAAGGAGGCCCGAGCAGTATTCCGAAAGAAGCGGGAAGAAGTAACATAACAACGCAAGGGGGAGAGCAATGCCGACGGCCAGAAAAAAACCAAGGAAGACCCGACGAAGTGAGACCAGTATATGCGTCATCAGGCTTCCATCCAGCAGCATGGATACAAAGGCCTGTCCGATTTGCCCTGGAGGAGGTATCAAATAAGGGTTGACCCATCCAGTGAGGCTAACAAGGAGATAGGCGCAAAGAACCATAGCGGGCAAAAGAAGCCGTTTGGCAGCCCTTCCAAAGCGTGTTTCATGTTCTTTCATCGAAAGACCTCTTTTCCGTCAGACAATCCCCCGGGATCAATCCTACGGATCAGATAATATCGGAGAAACCGGCAAGTCAGTATCACCCTTCCTGCCTGT
It encodes the following:
- a CDS encoding ABC transporter permease; amino-acid sequence: MKEHETRFGRAAKRLLLPAMVLCAYLLVSLTGWVNPYLIPPPGQIGQAFVSMLLDGSLMTHILVSLRRVFLGFFLAVGIALPLALLCYFFPLLSEYCSGLLHFLRNTPPLAMVPLLILWFGIGEGSKLALIVLASFFPIFLNTLNGLQQVDHRLLEMGETLELSRKEQTLHILFPEALPSMLTGLRLGFGYSWRALIGAEMIAASSGLGYLILDAELLARTDKVFIGILSIGSLGLLMDYCSMKGVEKAFPWIRRQV